The Micropterus dolomieu isolate WLL.071019.BEF.003 ecotype Adirondacks linkage group LG23, ASM2129224v1, whole genome shotgun sequence DNA window TTCAAAAACATCATCCAGCCTGGCCAAAGCTTAAAATATGccaatattttaatgttaaaatgtcacTTATAACTGTAAATGCACATCTCCATCAAAAATGTCAATCGCTGCCAAAAAACATCCTTTAAAAATGATGTTAGAAGATATCGGGTGTTTGTAAGTAGCTAAGCACCCacattggaaaaaaaataataaaataaaataaaatatatatatcaaaacAACTTTCTCATACTACATAGGGTTCAATCATGTGTGTGAGAAGCTTGATAACTGACAGAATGTCACAGGCAAATGTGACCGACACACCAGTACGTCCGCCAAAAATGATTTCATGATTTTAACACAGTCAAGGTGGCACACTTACTACAACGCCTGTCATGAAAGTTATACTTTTAAATGTCTGAAGTACAGGATATTAAATTATAGGATGAATTGGACTGACCCNNNNNNNNNNNNNNNNNNNNccccccccccccccccccccaaacacacagacagacagacagacagacagacacacacacacacacacacacacacacacacacacacactagacagaaataaaaaaaatggtggAGACTCAAGAACTGCTGCTGTGTGCCCCTGTGTCGTCCTCTTGCTTCTGCCGTTTCTTCGCTCTGATTTCATTCATGGCTTCCTCTATGGAGCGAGTGTCCCTCTTGTTGGCTACCGGCACTGGGATAGAAAAACACCAACTTATTGAGTAAATAAAGAGGTGAAAGGACAACTGTGGTGTGAATTATGTAAGGTCAAATCACAGTGTGTTTCCATGAGACAGATCAGTGCGACGACATATGCTCACCGCAGCCATAAGCACTGTTGGCCTCTAGTGTATGTGCTGCATCTTTTGCAGCAGAGGTACCAATAAGGTGACTGTACTTGTCTCTGTAGTTCGAGTTGGGACATGCCTCTGGCTTCTTCGTCTGACTGGATACGGTTTCTTCCAATGCAGCTTTTTCCTGCagtgaagaggaaagaaaaagtcAAGACAGTGCAAAGGAAAATCAGGGGAAAAAATCCACCCGATATTATTGTTAGATGTCATCAAGCTGCAATGTGAAATGCATTGTAGGAGTTAATCTgctattaatatttaatacttATATTTAGATATACCTGCTTCCCTTCAACATGACTCACCAGGTACTACTTCAGCAAATTAATTCACATATTTCCAAGAAGGTACTGGGACTTGTAGCAATCAACTGTATATTATGAATATTAACTACATGGAAAGGTCAATGCAATAAATTACCATATCCATGGCCAAAGAACCTTTCAAGTCAATAAAATCTTAGGGTCatgtatttacatttctttatgCTCCATTGGGATTACGGTCTAGGAAATAGGTGTTTCTTTCATGAACATATTTTGATTTCACAGTAAACTTAAGATAATAAATGTCTGAATGTAAGAATAGCTGTTTTACTTTTAGTCTGCGGCGTTGCTCTGCGAGCTGGGGATCCCACTCCTCTCCTTTGCGATAGGCTTCCAGCTCCTCATCTGAAGGAGCAAACTCCTGCCACAGCACAAACTGGAAATTAGTCACTTCCCACATTATTTCAGTATACAACACTGGATTAAAAACATAGTATTCAGACCTTCTTGAAAAGCATGACGTAACGGCTCTCCTCGTCCTCCCcgaaagaaaaagaagtcagaCCGGCCACTTCTGCAACATCATGCCTACGAGACAGtaagaaattaaatgtaaatagctGTGAGCATCTGACGCATCATGTCATGTTTCTTGTCTAAAGCGGCTTACTGTAATGTTAAGTATCTGAAGTAATGACTACTTACAATATACTCCTCTCAATCTTCCCCATAggattgtattttcttttctgttgcaAACTGTCTTGAATGAAATCCGACACCTCCTTCTCCATCTACACAGCCAATTTTGCATATGTAAACACTGTTGAAGGGAGGCCACAGGAGCTCTGTGCCAGAACtacactcagtggccactttattaggtacatttGTACAATCTAATGCAATCTGATCCAACTACTCTGCCATGAAGTCTACTTTTATTATGCCTTGCTGGTGACACTGTCTTTGAGGGGTCCATTCAGCTTAATGTTTTAGCATTGAGGTCACAGTGGTGGTGTTAGACTGCATCATACTGAGACTGATTGAGATAAACACCTCTCGGTACAATGTAGTCCACTGTCCTCTAATTATGACTACAATAATAAT harbors:
- the spag7 gene encoding sperm-associated antigen 7 homolog, with the translated sequence MADLLGSILNSMEKPPTVGDQESRRKAREQAARLKKMEENEKRKKAEFRKKMEKEVSDFIQDSLQQKRKYNPMGKIERSILHDVAEVAGLTSFSFGEDEESRYVMLFKKEFAPSDEELEAYRKGEEWDPQLAEQRRRLKEKAALEETVSSQTKKPEACPNSNYRDKYSHLIGTSAAKDAAHTLEANSAYGCVPVANKRDTRSIEEAMNEIRAKKRQKQEDDTGAHSSSS